One window of the Doryrhamphus excisus isolate RoL2022-K1 chromosome 10, RoL_Dexc_1.0, whole genome shotgun sequence genome contains the following:
- the LOC131136498 gene encoding retinoic acid receptor gamma-A isoform X2 encodes MFDCMEALGMGPRQLYDVTSRGACMLRKASPFFAGLDPFAWTGSASVQSVETQSTSSEEMVPSSPSPPPPPRVYKPCFVCQDKSSGYHYGVSSCEGCKGFFRRSIQKNMVYTCHRDKNCQINKVTRNRCQYCRLQKCFEVGMSKEAVRNDRNKKKKDVKEEVLLPESYELSGELEELVNKVSKAHQETFPSLCQLGKYTTNSSSDHRVQLDLGLWDKFSELSTKCIIKIVEFAKRLPGFTTLTIADQITLLKSACLDILMLRICTRYTPEQDTMTFSDGLTLNRTQMHNAGFGPLTDLVFAFAGQLLPLEMDDTETGLLSAICLICGDRMDLEEPQKVDKLQEPLLEALKIYARRRRPNKPHMFPRMLMKITDLRGISTKGAERAITLKMEIPGPMPPLIREMLENPEAFEDQTERSDSPPPLPPQQPPPAAAPALVLKQEAEDEDDSWVTENGSEPSPEEEEEDDDDDDAGDDERDRGSDSDGEPWGVLDAIDSARKGLVGRAQ; translated from the exons ATGTTCGACTGCATGGAGGCGTTGGGAATGGGCCCCCGTCAGCTCTATGATGTCACCAGCCGCGGCGCGTGCATGCTGCGGAAGGCGAGCCCCTTCTTCGCGGGGCTGGACCCCTTCGCTTGGACGGGCAGTGCCAGCGTTCAGT CGGTGGAGACCCAGAGCACCAGCTCAGAAGAAATGGTGCCCAGTTCTCCATCTCCACCTCCCCCACCTCGGGTCTACAAGCCCTGCTTTGTGTGCCAGGACAAGTCCTCAGGGTATCACTATGGGGTCAGTTCCTGCGAGGGCTGCAAG GGCTTCTTCCGTCGCAGCATCCAGAAGAACATGGTGTACACCTGCCACCGGGACAAGAACTGTCAAATTAACAAGGTCACTCGCAACCGCTGCCAGTACTGCAGGCTGCAGAAATGCTTTGAGGTCGGAATGTCCAAGGAAG CGGTACGCAACGACCGaaacaaaaagaagaaggaCGTAAAAGAGGAGGTGCTTCTACCAGAGAGCTACGAGCTAAGTGGAGAACTGGAGGAACTGGTCAATAAAGTCAGCAAAGCCCACCAAGAGACGTTCCCTTCGCTTTGCCAACTGGGAAAATACACCACC AACTCCAGCTCAGACCACCGTGTCCAACTCGATCTGGGCTTATGGGACAAATTCAGCGAGCTCTCTACCAAATGCATCATCAAGATCGTGGAATTTGCCAAGCGTCTGCCGGGTTTCACCACCCTCACCATCGCTGACCAGATCACACTTCTCAAGTCCGCCTGCCTGGACATTCTG ATGCTGAGGATCTGCACACGCTATACTCCAGAACAGGACACCATGACCTTCTCAGATGGCTTAACTCTGAACCGGACTCAGATGCACAACGCCGGTTTTGGACCCCTAACAGACCTGGTGTTTGCTTTTGCCGGCCAGCTTTTACCCCTGGAGATGGATGACACCGAAACCGGTCTCCTCAGCGCCATCTGCCTCATCTGTGGAG ATCGCATGGATCTAGAAGAACCCCAGAAAGTGGATAAGCTGCAGGAGCCTCTGCTGGAGGCGTTAAAGATTTACGCCCGTCGTCGTCGCCCCAACAAGCCTCACATGTTCCCCCGCATGCTCATGAAGATCACGGACCTTCGGGGTATCAGCACCAAAG GTGCGGAGAGAGCCATCACTCTGAAGATGGAAATCCCAGGCCCGATGCCGCCCCTAATCCGGGAGATGCTGGAGAACCCGGAAGCATTCGAAGACCAAACCGAGCGCAGCGACAGCCCGCCACCGCTTCCCCCTCAGCAGCCgccccccgccgccgcccccgcGCTCGTGCTGAAGCAAGAAGCCGAAGACGAGGACGACAGCTGGGTCACGGAAAACGGCAGCGAGCCGTCacccgaggaggaggaagaagacgacgacgacgacgacgcgGGCGATGACGAGCGAGACCGGGGCTCGGACAGTGACGGCGAGCCGTGGGGGGTTCTGGATGCCATTGACAGTGCCAGGAAAGGCCTTGTCGGGAGGGCTCAGTGA